Proteins from a genomic interval of Zingiber officinale cultivar Zhangliang chromosome 1B, Zo_v1.1, whole genome shotgun sequence:
- the LOC122009440 gene encoding uncharacterized protein LOC122009440: MACQSFNMQNTLARQVIDAKFSVLSKAATISYRRQGWGKIILSRGGVACSAIQESSTASAVTEVKKEDEVAKAAATPTPAEKATPQKAQKPNAKPLPEMMEEEVIPALKETLEAQEDITDIEISFQDNRLEGSFLKNDIPYSFWAFFPNGILTGPKGFSLSSYGSGVSTVEPFLIDEKRITGKQVVFWVSKRLAAQGIIPVWSE; the protein is encoded by the exons ATGGCTTGCCAGTCATTTAACATGCAGAACACTTTGGCAAGGCAGGTGATAGATGCCAAGTTCTCGGTCCTCTCTAAAGCCGCGACGATCAGTTATCGTCGACAGGGATGGGGAAAAATCATTCTTAGTCGAGGAGGTGTAGCGTGTTCAGCGATACAAGAGTCTTCCACTGCATCAGCAG TTACTGAAGTGAAGAAGGAAGACGAAGTTGCAAAAGCAGCAGCTACACCAACACCAGCAGAAAAGGCGACTCCTCAGAAAGCCCAGAAACCCAATGCAAAGCCATTGCCTGAGATGATGGAAGAGGAAGTGATTCCTGCACTAAAAGAGACTCTTGAAGCTCAAGAAGATATAACAGATATTGAAATCTCATTTCAGGATAATAGG ttGGAGGGATCCTTCCTGAAGAATGACATCCCATATTCCTTCTGGGCCTTCTTTCCTAACGGAATTTTAACAG GCCCCAAAGGGTTTTCTTTGTCGTCATATGGATCAGGAGTAAGCACAGTTGAGCCCTTCCTCATCGATGAAAAGAGAATTACTGGTAAGCAAGTAGTGTTTTGGGTAAGCAAGAGATTGGCAGCTCAAGGAATTATCCCTGTTTGGAGtgaatga